A window of Plasmodium malariae genome assembly, chromosome: 5 contains these coding sequences:
- the PmUG01_05014500 gene encoding fam-l protein, whose product MKQIKEISNNEKGVTKKRNNQIEYSLKNEGVYKESTRNKYSIYETEKYSLLEKKILEEMDYMNFLMNNRTIGRETYKEIIRKKYVVRLVLPLLSFLLLLTSLMLDLYGNCGIINWLLNLSYIEFSYRWAESVKNFISRYHLERLIRTVCMMTNDAMMNYVLRNLFGTLIYLISFFILGGRLISSFFYFNKKVKKYENILFR is encoded by the coding sequence atgaaacaaataaaagaaatatctaataatgaaaaaggagtaacaaaaaaaagaaacaatcAAATTGAATATTCTTTAAAGAATGAGGGGGTATATAAAGAATCTAcgagaaataaatatagcatatatgaaacagaaaaatattcccttctggaaaaaaaaatattagaagaaatggattatatgaattttctTATGAACAACAGAACAATTGGTCGTGAGACTTACAAAGAAATAATACGTAAAAAGTACGTAGTACGACTTGTTTTACCTTTATTATCATTCTTGTTGTTATTAACATCACTCATGTTAGATTTATATGGGAATTGTGGAATTATAAATTGGTTACTTAATTTGTCATATATTGAATTTTCTTATAGGTGGGCTGAAAGTGTGAAAAATTTCATATCTCGGTACCATCTGGAAAGATTGATTAGAACTGTGTGTATGATGACTAATGATGCAATGATGAATTATGTATTACGTAATTTATTTGGGaccttaatatatttaatatcttTCTTTATATTAGGTGGAAGACTTatatcttcctttttttatttcaataaaaaagttaaaaaatacgaaaatattttattcaggtaa